From Streptomyces sp. NBC_01551:
CAGCTGCTGACCGTGGTCATCCCGAAGCTGGAGAACCTCAAAAAAGAGGGACAGTCCGGCACGGCGAAGATCACTCAGTACACGCGCTATCTGACGGTCGCGCTCGCGATCCTGCAGGGCACCGGCCTCGTGGCCACCGCCCGCAGCGGCGCCCTGTTCCAGGGCTGCCAGGTCGCCAGCCAGATCGTCCCGGACCGGTCGATCTTCACCACGGTCGTCATGGTCGTCACGATGACCGCCGGTACCTGTGTCGTCATGTGGCTCGGTGAGCTCGTGACCGACCGCGGCATCGGCAACGGCATGTCGATCCTCATGTTCATCTCCATCGCGGCCGGCTTCATCAGCGCCCTGTGGGGGATCAAGGTCCAGGGCAAGATCGCGGACGGCTGGGTCGAGTTCGGCGTGGTCATCCTCGTCGGCCTGGCGATGGTCGCCCTGGTGGTCTTCGTCGAGCAGGCGCAGCGCCGGATCCCGGTCCAGTACGCGAAGCGCATGATCGGTCGCCGCGCCTACGGCGGTACCTCGACCTACATCCCGCTCAAGGTCAACCAGGCGGGTGTCATCCCGGTCATCTTCGCCTCGTCGCTGCTGTACATCCCGGCGCTGATCGTTCAGTTCAGCGGCTCGACCGCCGGCTGGGCGACCTGGATCAACAAGCACTTCGTCAAGGGCGACCACCCGTACTACATCGCGGCCTACTTCCTCCTGATCGTGTTCTTCGCGTTCTTCTACGTGGCGATCTCGTTCAACCCCGAGGAAGTTGCAGACAACATGAAGAAGTATGGTGGGTTCATCCCGGGCATCCGCGCCGGCCGACCTACCGCCGAGTACCTGAGCTACGTACTCAACCGGATCACCTGGCCGGGGTCGCTGTACCTGGGTCTCATCGCTCTTGTGCCGACGATGGCGTTGGCAGGCTTCGGCGCGAACCAGAACTTCCCGTTCGGCGGGACGAGCATCCTGATCATCGTGGGTGTGGGTCTGGAGACCGTGAAGCAGATCGAGAGCCAGCTCCAGCAGCGCAATTACGAAGGGTTCCTCCGCTGATGCGAATCGTCCTCGTCGGACCTCCCGGTGCGGGCAAGGGAACGCAGGCCGCGTTCCTTGCCAAGAACCTGTCGATCCCGCACATCTCCACGGGCGATCTCTTCCGCGCCAACATCAGCCGGAACACGGAGCTGGGCCAGCGCGCGAAGGCGTTCATGGACG
This genomic window contains:
- the secY gene encoding preprotein translocase subunit SecY translates to MLTAFARAFKTPDLRKKLLFTLGIIVLFRLGSHIPVPGVSYKNVQICVDQPGNSNGLFGLVNLFSGGALLQITIFALGIMPYITASIILQLLTVVIPKLENLKKEGQSGTAKITQYTRYLTVALAILQGTGLVATARSGALFQGCQVASQIVPDRSIFTTVVMVVTMTAGTCVVMWLGELVTDRGIGNGMSILMFISIAAGFISALWGIKVQGKIADGWVEFGVVILVGLAMVALVVFVEQAQRRIPVQYAKRMIGRRAYGGTSTYIPLKVNQAGVIPVIFASSLLYIPALIVQFSGSTAGWATWINKHFVKGDHPYYIAAYFLLIVFFAFFYVAISFNPEEVADNMKKYGGFIPGIRAGRPTAEYLSYVLNRITWPGSLYLGLIALVPTMALAGFGANQNFPFGGTSILIIVGVGLETVKQIESQLQQRNYEGFLR